One stretch of Pigmentiphaga aceris DNA includes these proteins:
- the atpG gene encoding F0F1 ATP synthase subunit gamma, protein MAGIKEIRTKIKSVQNTSKITKAMEMVAASKMRKAQERMRAARPYADKVRNITAHLAEAAPDYEHPFLTVRTDSKAVGVIVVTTDKGLCGALNTNVMRIVLNKLKEYDASGVKVQTTAIGNKGLGFLTRLNTNVVSEVVQLGDAPNLERLIGAVKVQLDAYAEGRIDAVYLAYNRFINTMKQEPVFQQLLPLADDRFSQTADEKKAYSWEYIYEPDMQTVIDELLLRYVEALVFQAVAENMASEQSARMVAMKAASDNAKKVIGELKLVYNKTRQAAITKEISEIVGGAAAV, encoded by the coding sequence ATGGCCGGAATCAAGGAAATTCGGACGAAGATCAAGAGCGTGCAAAACACGTCCAAGATCACCAAGGCGATGGAAATGGTCGCCGCGTCCAAGATGCGCAAGGCGCAGGAGCGCATGCGCGCTGCTCGCCCGTACGCCGACAAGGTACGCAATATCACCGCGCACCTGGCCGAAGCTGCGCCCGATTACGAGCATCCCTTCCTGACCGTTCGTACGGACAGCAAGGCGGTTGGCGTGATCGTGGTCACGACGGACAAGGGCTTGTGCGGCGCGTTGAACACCAACGTGATGCGCATTGTGCTGAACAAGCTCAAAGAGTATGACGCGTCTGGTGTGAAGGTTCAGACCACTGCGATCGGTAACAAGGGCCTGGGTTTCCTGACCCGCCTGAATACCAACGTGGTGTCGGAAGTCGTCCAGCTGGGCGATGCACCGAACCTGGAGCGCCTGATCGGTGCCGTGAAGGTGCAACTCGACGCGTACGCCGAAGGCCGCATCGATGCGGTTTACCTGGCCTACAACCGCTTCATCAACACGATGAAGCAAGAGCCGGTATTCCAGCAGCTGCTGCCCTTGGCGGACGATCGGTTCTCGCAGACCGCTGACGAGAAAAAAGCCTACTCGTGGGAATACATCTACGAGCCGGACATGCAGACCGTGATCGATGAACTGCTGCTTCGTTACGTTGAAGCGCTGGTGTTCCAGGCCGTGGCCGAGAACATGGCATCGGAACAGTCTGCACGGATGGTGGCGATGAAGGCCGCCTCGGACAACGCCAAGAAGGTGATCGGCGAGCTGAAACTGGTCTACAACAAGACTCGTCAAGCAGCGATCACCAAAGAAATCTCCGAAATCGTGGGTGGCGCTGCTGCAGTCTAA
- the atpA gene encoding F0F1 ATP synthase subunit alpha, translated as MQLNPSEISELLKSRIQALGTSADVRTQGTVVSVTDGITRIHGLSDVMQGEMLEFPNNTFGLALNLERDSVGAVILGDYQHISEGDIVKTTGRILEVPVGPELKGRVLNALGEPIDGKGPVNAKLTDVIEKVAPGVIAREGVSQPVQTGLKSIDAMVPIGRGQRELIIGDRQTGKTAVAIDTIISQKGKGITCVYVAIGQKAATVNNVVRKLEENGALEYTIVVAATASDSAAMQYLSAYAGCTMGEYFRDRGEDALIIYDDLTKQAWAYRQISLLLRRPPGREAYPGDVFYLHSRLLERSARVNADYVEAFTKGEVKGQTGSLTALPIIETQAGDVSAFVPTNVISITDGQIFLETDLFNAGVRPAINAGISVSRVGGAAQTKIIKKLSGGIRTDLAQYRELAAFAQFASDLDDSTRRQLERGKRVVELLKQPQFQPLQVWELGVSLFAANNGYLDDVDVPKVLAFEKGLKDYLKSKYADLVGRIEDKKELSKDDEAKLHEAVKDFKKNGAF; from the coding sequence ATGCAACTCAACCCGTCCGAGATCAGCGAGCTGCTCAAGAGCCGTATCCAGGCGCTGGGCACGTCGGCTGACGTGCGTACCCAGGGCACGGTCGTTTCCGTGACCGACGGTATTACCCGCATCCACGGCTTGTCCGATGTGATGCAGGGCGAAATGCTCGAGTTCCCCAACAATACTTTCGGCCTCGCGCTGAATCTCGAGCGCGACTCTGTCGGCGCCGTGATTCTGGGCGACTACCAGCACATCTCTGAAGGCGACATCGTCAAGACGACGGGTCGCATTCTGGAAGTGCCGGTGGGTCCGGAACTGAAAGGCCGTGTGCTGAACGCACTCGGCGAGCCGATCGACGGCAAGGGCCCGGTCAACGCCAAGCTCACCGACGTGATCGAAAAAGTCGCGCCGGGCGTGATCGCCCGTGAAGGCGTGTCGCAGCCGGTGCAGACCGGTCTGAAGTCGATCGACGCCATGGTGCCGATCGGCCGCGGCCAGCGCGAACTGATCATTGGCGACCGCCAGACCGGCAAGACTGCGGTGGCGATCGACACGATCATCAGCCAGAAGGGCAAGGGCATCACCTGCGTGTACGTCGCTATCGGTCAGAAGGCCGCTACCGTCAACAACGTGGTGCGCAAGCTGGAAGAAAACGGCGCGCTGGAATACACGATCGTGGTTGCTGCCACGGCGTCTGATTCCGCTGCCATGCAATACCTGTCGGCCTACGCCGGCTGCACCATGGGCGAGTACTTCCGCGACCGTGGCGAAGACGCCCTGATCATTTATGACGACTTGACCAAGCAAGCTTGGGCCTATCGCCAGATCTCGCTGCTGCTGCGCCGTCCGCCGGGCCGCGAAGCCTACCCGGGTGACGTGTTCTACCTGCACTCGCGTCTGCTGGAGCGTTCGGCACGTGTGAACGCCGACTACGTCGAAGCCTTCACCAAGGGTGAAGTCAAGGGTCAGACCGGTTCGCTGACGGCACTGCCGATCATCGAAACCCAGGCAGGCGACGTCTCGGCATTCGTGCCGACCAACGTGATCTCGATCACCGACGGCCAGATCTTCCTGGAAACCGACTTGTTCAACGCTGGTGTCCGCCCCGCAATCAACGCCGGTATCTCGGTGTCGCGAGTTGGTGGTGCAGCACAGACCAAGATCATCAAGAAGCTGTCCGGCGGTATCCGTACCGACTTGGCTCAGTATCGTGAACTGGCTGCGTTCGCGCAGTTCGCTTCCGACCTCGACGATTCGACCCGTCGCCAGCTGGAGCGCGGCAAGCGCGTGGTTGAGCTGCTCAAGCAGCCCCAGTTCCAGCCGCTGCAAGTCTGGGAACTGGGCGTGTCCCTGTTCGCAGCCAACAACGGCTACCTGGACGACGTGGATGTGCCGAAGGTCCTGGCCTTCGAGAAGGGCCTGAAGGACTACCTGAAGTCGAAGTACGCCGATCTGGTTGGCCGCATCGAGGACAAGAAAGAACTGTCCAAGGATGACGAAGCCAAGCTGCACGAAGCGGTCAAAGACTTCAAGAAAAACGGAGCGTTCTGA
- a CDS encoding F0F1 ATP synthase subunit delta, with amino-acid sequence MAELSTIARPYAEALFGVARADSAGLAGWAELVSELAQAAAHPDVRAAVTDPHLDHAQRIELFSAVLKSPLNAAGRNFIELLVDNDRLLLLPEIASQFLWLKNRHEGSADAEIISAFDLTAAQVADLVAGLEKKFGVKIKPTVRVDASLIGGVRVLVGDQVLDTSVRARLAELRDALVA; translated from the coding sequence ATGGCTGAACTGTCCACCATCGCCCGGCCGTATGCCGAAGCGCTGTTCGGCGTTGCCCGCGCAGACAGCGCCGGCCTCGCCGGCTGGGCTGAGCTTGTTTCCGAGCTGGCGCAGGCTGCCGCACATCCCGATGTGCGCGCTGCCGTTACCGACCCCCACCTCGACCATGCCCAGCGCATCGAACTGTTCTCGGCCGTGTTGAAGTCGCCGTTGAATGCCGCTGGCCGCAACTTCATCGAACTGCTGGTCGACAACGACCGGTTGTTGCTGCTGCCCGAGATCGCCTCGCAATTCCTCTGGTTGAAAAACCGCCACGAGGGAAGCGCAGACGCCGAGATCATCAGCGCGTTCGACTTGACCGCTGCCCAGGTTGCCGACCTGGTCGCCGGGCTCGAGAAAAAATTCGGCGTGAAAATCAAGCCTACGGTGCGCGTGGACGCTTCGCTGATTGGCGGCGTACGTGTGCTGGTCGGCGATCAGGTGCTCGACACTTCGGTGCGTGCCCGGTTGGCCGAACTGCGCGACGCCCTCGTCGCTTAA